In Halobacteroides halobius DSM 5150, the genomic window AGGAAGTTGGGGTGGATGCTAAGGTAGAGATTTTAAATTATGATACCCCCAGTTATACTGGTTTAGTATATGAAACTGAAAAGTATTATCCTACTTGGGTATTAGAAGAAGATCATGATTATATTCAAGGAGCAGTTAGTGCTTATAGAGATTTATTTGACGAAGAACCAACAGTAGATAAATGGACCTTTAGTACGAATGGAGTTTCTATTATGGGGCGGTGTGGAATTCCATGTATTGGTTTTGGCCCTGCAAATGAGATCTATGCTCATACAGTAAATGATCAAGTTCCAGTAGATCACTTACTTAAAGCAGCTAAGTTTTATGCTCTCTATCCAGATTCTATTTAAGTTGAAGTTGTTAGTAATTAATCCTTAAGAAATGGGTGGTGTTAAAGTATGGAGTTTAATTTAGAGGGACAGGTTAACAAGTCAGAGGAAGTTTATAACTTGAATAATAAACCACCGTTTTGGGAGACGGTACTACTTGGTTTTCAGCATATGTTAGCAATGTTTGTAGGGATTATTACGCCACCGTTAATTGTTTGTGGTGTGGTTGGTTTTAATGCAATAGAAACTAGTTTTATTGTAAGTATGACTTTAATAGTATCAGGGATCACCACTTATTTACAATGTACAAAATTAGGGCCAATTGGTTCAGGGTTGTTAGGAGTACAAGGAACTAGTTTTACTTTTGTACCAATGGCTATTGCTGCAGGTAGTGCAGGGGGGTTACCTTTGATTTTGGGTATGTCTTTGGTTGGCTCTACAGTAGAAATGATTGTAAGTAGGTTTATCAAACAAGTTAAAAAATATTTTCCACCTGTAGTCTCAGGAACAGTAGTGATGATGATCGGCCTTAGCCTTATGGAAGTAGGAATCACTGATTTTGCTGGGGGGCAAGGAGTTCAAAATTTTGGTAGTCCTCAAAATTTAATGTTAGGCTTCTTTGTATTGATAATAATCATTCTTTGTAATCGCTTTGGTACAGGGGTAATTAAAGCAGGAGCGATTGCTATTGGAATAACGGCTGGTTATATAGTTTCTATCTTTTTAGGATTAATTAACTTTGGCCCTATAGCAGAAGCTGGTTGGTTTACTATTCCTATTCCTCTAAAATACGGAATAGCATTTGACTGGAACCATTTATTGCCATTTGTTTTGGCCTATTTAGTAACTAGTATTGAGACGGTTGGTGATTTAACTGCTATTGCTAATATATCTGGTGAACCTATAGAAGGTGAACTTCATGCCAAACGTTTGAGTGGTGGGTTATTGGCTGATGCTTGTGGTAGTGCTCTTGCTGCTATATTTAACTCATTACCCAATAGTACTTTTAGTCAAAATACTGGTGTGATTCAGATTACAAAGGTAGGTAGTAGAGTGGTTGGGGTTGCTGTAGCTGGATTTCTTGTGTTACTTGGTTTATTACCTAAATTTGGAGCCATTATTTCTGTAATGCCTGCTTCTGTATTAGGGGGAGCTACAGTTGCTTTATTTGGCATGGTTGCTACATCTGGAATGAAGATTGCTGTTAAAGATGGTTTGACAGATCGTAAGTTATTTATTTTAGCTATTGCGTTAAGTTTTGGACTAGGAGTTACTATGAAGCCTGAGGTTGTAGCCCAACTTCCTCAATGGTTATCAGCTTTAGCATCATCGGGAGTAGCAGTCGGAGCCTTATTTGCCTTTATGCTTAATTTGATTCTACCTAAGAATAATACTAATTAATAATAGATTAAATTATGGAGGTGGAAGAATGGGATATGATAAAGTTAATAAATCTGCTAAGCGGGTAGATGCTTATGAGAAAGTAACGGGCAGGGCCAAATTTGGAGCTGATCATTACTTTCATAATATGTTATATGCTAAGGTGCTTATGTCTGACTACCCTCATGCAGAAATTTTGGATATTGATGTAAAACAGGCTAGAGAACTACCAGGCGTTAAAGCAGTATTGACAGCAGATAATATTCCTAATAATGAATTTGGGGTAATTATAGAGAACCAACAAGTATTAGCTAAAGAAAAAACTATGTATATTGGTGATGGAGTTGCTCTTGTGGCTGCAGAGAGCAAAAAAATTGCTAAAAGAGCACTTGAGTTAATTGAAGTAGAGTATAAGGAATTAGAAGGAGTATATGATCCTTTAGTAGCTAGAAAAGCAGATGCTAAGTCAATTCATGCTGACTTAGATAATAATCAGGTTGTACATCATCCTCTACGGAAAGGGGATGTAAAAGAAGGATTTGCTAAAGCAGATGTTATCTTAGAACGGGAATATACAACTCAGTTTATTGAACATAGTTATATAGAACCTGAATCTATAGTAGTAGTACCGTATGAAAGAAATTGTCTAGTTAGCATTTATGGTTCTATCCAAAACCCGTATGCTACTCGTGATGCTGTTGCTTCAGTATTACAGACTGATTTAAGTAATGTTCGGGTGAATCAAAATAATATGGGAGGAGCTTTTGGAGGAAAAGATGAAAATATGTCCTCAATGGCAGCTAGAGCTGCAGTTTTAGCTTTAGAAACTGAGCGCCCAATAAAAATGGTTAATAGTCGAGAGGAATCTATGTTAGAAAGTTATAAAAGACACCCTTATTCTTTACAGTATAAAGTAGGAGCCAGTGAAGATGGTGAATTGTTAGCTATGGAGATTGAAGCAGTAGCTGATAGTGGAGCTTATGCTTGCCAAACACCATTTGTTACTTGGCGTTCTGTAGTTCAAGCTACTGGTCCTTATGAAATTCCTAATGTAAAAACTGATACTTATGGTTTTTATACTAATAATGTTTATACAGGAGCTATGCGTGGTTATGGTTCACCTCCAACTATTTTTGCTCAAGAATCATTAATGGATGAGTTGGCCCAAGAATTAGATATAAAGCCAGATGAGTTGCGAAAAAAGAATATGTATCGTAATGGTTCAGTAACTGCTAGTGGCCAGAAGCTAAATAAACATGAAGTAAGTTTAAAGCAAGTAATGTCTGAGGCTATGGAAGCTATTGATTATCAAGAAAAATATAATAAATATAGTAATGATCAACCTTGTGATAAGAAGCGAGGCATTGGGATGTCAATTAGTTTTCGAGGTGTTAGTTTAGGAGCTGAAGGGGTTGATGCTGCTGGTGCAATAGTATCTATTCAAAAGGATGGAAGCTTGATTATTCATGGTGCTTTAGCAGAAAATGGTCAGGGTTTAAAGACGGTCTTCTCTCAGATGGTAGCTGAAGAGTTAGGTGTTAGTTTAGATAGTATCAATTATATGGAAGTTGATACTTCTGTAGCTCCTGAAAGTGGTTCTACAGTTGCCTCTCGAAGTACCTTAGTAGGTGGTAATGCAGTTAAAGATGCTGCTGTAAAACTAAAGGGGATAATTAAAGAATTTACTGCTAAAGAGTATGATTTAGCAGAAGAAAATATTATTTTACAAGATGATTATCTATATACTACTGCTGGAGAAAAAATAGCTTCTTTCAAAGAGATTATTAGTCAAGCTTATGGCTCTGGAGTCTTTTTATCTGCTTATGGTTGGTATCAAAGTCCAGATATTAGTTGGGATGAAGAAACAGGTCAGGGAAGTCCATATTTTACTTATGTGTATGGTTGTCAGATAGCAGAAGTTGAGGTTGATACTGGAACAGGTCAAGTTGATGTTTTAAATATGACAGCAGCTCATGATGTAGGTAAGGCAATAAATCCAGCTAATGTAAGGGGCCAAATTTATGGTGGTGTTGTAATGGCTATGGGCCATTGTATTATGGAAGATTTAGAGACTGAGAATGGTTATATTAAGACCACTAATTTTGATGAATATTTAATTCCAACCGCTAAAGATATTCCTGATATCACACCAATTATTGTAGAAAATCCTGATCCTGATGGGCCATACGGAGCAAAGTCTATTGGGGAACCAACTTTAGAATTAGGTAGTGCTGCAATTAGTAATGCTGTTGCTCAAGCGACAGGTAAAAGAATCAGGGATTTACCACTCAATTTAGAACGAGTCTTGATTGGTCGCTCTTTGAGTAAAGGAGGTAATAAATAATGTTAAAGTATGAGTTTTTAACCACCAAGGAATTAGACCAAGCTTTAGATTATTTAAAAGAGTATGATAACGTAGAAATAATTGCTGGTGGTACAGATGTTCTGGTTAATATGCATAATCAGGATTTTGATAATTCAAATCTGGATTATGTGTTAGATATTTCTAATCTTAAGGGATTAGATAAGATAAAGAAAGAGGAAGAATATATTAAGCTTGGCCCGCTTGTGACTCATGCTAATATAATGAAGAATCCAATTATTCAAAAAGAGTATCCTTTATTAGCAAAAGCAGCTAGTACAATAGGCTCAACCCAAATTAGAAACCGGGCTACTGTCGGAGGAAATATTATTAATGCTTCTCCGGCAGCTGATTTACTACCTCCTTTAATAGCTTTAGATGCTAAGGCTGTTTTAGAGTCCCAAACCAAAAGAAGGGTTTTACCTTTAAGTAATTTAGTTACTGGTCCTTATAGAACGGATATTAAGTCTAATGAAATACTAACTGAGCTTAAGATTCCTTTAGATAATCAGCAATTATATGGTAATTTTCAAAAAATAGGGAGAAGAAAGGCACTAGCTATTGCTAGATTAAACCTAGCTTTAGTAACTAAAGTGGATGCTAATCAATTTTTTGCAGATACAAGGCTAGTGCCAGGTGCAGCTACCCCTTCTCCACAAAGATTTGAAAAATTAGAAGCAGCTATTGATGGGGAAAAGATTGCTGATATTAATCTAGAAGAGATTGGTAGATTGGCCCATCAAGAAATGGTTTCTATTACAGGAGAAAGATGGTCTACCCCATATAAAAAACCAGCTATTGCTACCTTAGTACAACGCGCCCTACGGGAGATAATTAAGGAGGTAAATCATAATGAATAAAATTGAAGTGACTCTTATAGTAAATCATAAGAAAGAAAATTTAGAGGTAGCTCCAGATGAACGCTTATTAGATACTTTACGAGAACAATTGAATTTAACAGGGGTTAAAGAAGGATGCGATGTTGGTGAATGTGGGGCTTGCACAGTAATTCTTGATGGAGAAGCAGTCCATTCATGTATGATTCTTACTGCTCAAATAGATGGTGGTGAGATATTAACAGTTGAAGGTTTGGAGATAGGTGGGAAACTGGATCCTTTACAACAAGCTTTTATTGACCATCAAGCAGTACAGTGTGGTTTTTGTACTCCTGGTATGTTAATGTCTGCTAAGGCATTATTAAATAAAAATTCTAATCCTAGTAGAGAAGAGATTAAAACAGCAATTGATGGAAATCTCTGTCGTTGTACGGGGTATGAACAGATAATTGGAGCTATTGAAAGTGTAACCAAATAGAAACTATATATTTTGGTAAGGAGGAAAAGAGATGTCTTCCATTTTGATAAAAAATGTTAAAGAAATTATAACTATGGACCAAAAACGTAATAGATTGCAGGGGTATGATATATTAATTGAGGAAAATAAAATTAGTAAAATAGATCAGGAGATAAAGCAAGATGCAGAAGAGGTAATTGATGGGACAGATTATTTTCTTTATCCAGGCTTAATTAATACTCATCATCATTTTTATCAAACTTTAACTAGAAATATAGCAGCAGCTCAAAATATAGAATTATTTGATTGGTTAAAGTATCTTTATCCTATTTGGGCCAATCTAACCCCTAGGGCAGTTTATTATAGTACTTTAGTTGCTTGTGGAGAATTACTAAAGACTGGCTGCACTACAGCTGTTGATCAGTTTTACGTCTTTCCCCATAACCAACCAGATAATTTGATTGATCAGCAATTTAGAGCGGCACATAAAATAGGTATTAGATTTCATGGCTCCCGAGGCAGTATGTCTTTAAGCGAAAAGGATGGGGGCCTTCCTCCTGATGAAGTTGTACAGACAGAGGAGGAAATTTTACAAGATTCACAACGAGTAATTGAAAAATACCACGATAATGATCCATTCTCTATGCAACGAGTGATACTTGCTCCATGCTCTCCTTTTTCGGTAACAGAAAATTTGATGAAGGAATCGATTAAATTGGCCCGTAGATATGGAGTGCAAAGCCATACCCATCTTGCTGAAACAAAAGATGAAGAAGAATTTTGCCAAGAAACATTTGGAATGCGTCCTCTTGAATATATGAAAAAAGTAAACTGGATTGGTGATGATGTTTGGTATGCTCATGGTATTCACTTAACTAAAGAAGAATTAAAGCGGATGGCCGAGACTAAAACTGGTGTAGCTCATTGTCCAGTATCAAATCAAAAATTAGCATCAGGAGCAGCAAAGGTTCCCTATATGTTAGAAGAAGGAGTTCCAGTTGGATTAGCGGTTGATGGTAGTGCAAGTAATGATTCTTCTAATATGATATTAGAAATGAAGGCTGCTTTTTTGTTACACCGTTTAGTATCAGGTATTTCTAGTATAACTGCTGAGGATGTTTTAGCTATGGCTACTAACGGAGGGCGTAATATCCTAAATCAATCTCAGATAGGTAGTATTGAAGAAGGGAAAGCAGCAGATATGTTTATGGTAAATAAAAACAGACTTGGGTTTGCCGGAGGATTATCTGATCCAGTTTCTGCTCTAGTTAACACAGGAGATACTCAAATAGTAGATATGACAATAGTAAATGGAGAGATTGTCGTTCGTAATGGAGAATTAGTTGCTGTAGATGAAAGTGAAATTATTAATAAGGCTAATAAAGTTTCTCAAGAAATGATTAACCAGTAATTTAGTCAAAAAATTCTTCATTAAAGACAGGGAGAGATTTATATGTTTATTTTAGGCCATGGAACAGTCGTTACTATGACTGAAGATGCTATGATTATTCGTGATGGTGGAGTGGTAGTGGACGGAGAAGAAATTATTAAGGTTGGAAAAACAAATAAATTAAAGGAAGAATATGCTAAGGCTGATTTTAGAGATGTATCAGGAAAATTGATAATGCCTGGATTGATTAATACTTACATGCATCTATATAGTACTTTTGCTCGGGGGATGGATCTTAAGACAGATAATTCTCCTAAGAACTTTACTGAAATACTGAAAAAACTATGGTGGAGATTAGATGCCAAATTAAATAAGGATGATATATATTATAGTGCTTTATATGCCATTATTGATAGTATAAAACGAGGAACTACGACCATTTTTGATCATCATGCTAGTTTTGGTTTTATTGATGGTAGCTTAGATATAATAGCTAAAGCAGTAAAGGAAGCTGGGATAAGAGCTAATTTATCATATGAGGTTTCTGATAGGCATGGTTTTCAAAAAGCAATGGCAGCTTTAAATGAAAATAAAAGATTTATAAATTCTCTAAAGGGTAAAGAGAATAATTATTTAGGAGGGACTATTGGTTTACATGCTTCATTTACTTTAGAAGATAAAACTTTAGAGCAAGCAGCAAATTTAGCCGATGAATTAAAAGTTCCTTTTCATCTTCATACAGCTGAAGGATGGGCTGATGTAAAAAATAGTAGACAAAGAGGTTATAAAGGAGTTATTGATAGATTAGATAGATATAATATCTGGCGGCCTCAAACATTAGCTATCCATGGGGTTTATTTAAGTAGAGATGAACTAGAAAAATTAGCCGATAAAAAATGTTATTTAATTCACAACCCCCAGTCAAATATGGGAAATGCAGTTGGTGTAGCTCCAGTTAAATCAGCTTTTGATTCTAGCCTTACAGTAGGGTTGGGTACGGATGGTTATACAACAGATATGTTTACAAGTACTAAAGTAGCTAATCTTTTACAGTCACACAAACAAGGTGATCCTCGGGCTGGTACTAATGAAGCAAGAAAAATGGCTCTAGTAAATAACAATCTCATTGCTAATAACTTCTTTGCTCCGGATTTAGGGCAATTAAAGCAAGGGGCTGCTGCTGATATCATTGTAGTAGATTATACTCCTCCGACACCTATTACTAAAGATAACTCCTTTTTTCATCTGCTAATGGGGTTACAAGGTAGTATGGTAGATACTACGATTATTGGTGGAAAAGTCCTTATGGAAAATCGGGAGGTGAAATGTGTAGATTATGAGCAGATATGTCGAAAAAGCCAAGAGCAAGCAAAAGATTTCTGGAGAAGATTTTAAAGGATATTTTGCGCCTGAAGGTATAGAAGGAGCAATTAATCTATTAGAAGAATATGGAGACCAAGTGGTTATAGTGGCTGGTGGAACTGATCTACTAGTTGATTATAATGAGAGATTATATGATTTAGATGGTATCTTAGATCTAAAAAATATTGAGAAATTATCAAAAATAAATGTTAAAGAAGATCATATTGAGATTGGAGCTATGGTAACTCACACAGAAATTGAAAAATCAGCTAGTTTAAAAGAGTATTTACCTATATTAAGTCAGGCTGCAGCAGATGTTGGTTCTCCTCAAATTAGAAATCGAGGCACAATTGGAGGTAATGTTGTTACTGCTTCTCCAGCGGGTGATTTATTACCAGCGTTGTTAGCCTATAAGGCAGAGTTTGAATTGGTTTCTATTAAGGGAAAAGAGAGGGTATTAGCTAAAGATTTTTTTACAGGTCCTAAAAAGGCAGTTATTACTCCAGAACAATTATTAACCAAAATTATAATTCCTAAGCCTAAAGAAACTACATTTAGTGTTTGGAAAAAAGTAGGCAAAAGGAAAGCTTTAGCCATCTCAAGTATAACCCTAGCTTTAGTTATTGAGTTTAATCAGGATAATCTAATTAGTGATGCTAGAGCTTGTATGGGGGCAGTAGCTCCTACTCCAATAGAGATTAAAGAATTCAAGAGTAAACTACAAGATAAAAGTATAGAACAAATAGATTACCAAAAGTTGGGCCAAATAATAGCAGATAATATTTCACCGATTGATGATATAAGAGGAACTGAAGAATATCGTAGAGATACTGGAAGAGATATTATGATAAGTGCTCTAAAGGAATTAAATTCAAACTGGAGGTGAAATAACTTGAAAATCACACTAACAGTAAATGGTGATAGAAGGAAGGTAGAAACTACCCCAACTACTCGTTTGCTTGATCTGTTAAGGGATGATTTAGGCTTAACTGGTGCCAAAGAGGGGTGTGGAAAAGGTGAATGTGGTGCCTGTTCTGTGATAATGAATAATGAATTGGTAAACTCATGTCTTATTTTGGCGCCACAAGCAGATGGTGCAGAGATCTTGACTATAGAAGGGTTAAATGTTGAGGGGGATCTACATCCTATTCAAGAATCTTATATTGAAGCTGGTGCTATTCAATGTGGTTTTTGCATTCCAGGTATGGTTCTAGCTAGTAAAAAATTACTAGATAAAAATCCCCACCCTAATGAAAAGGAAATAAGAAGAGGAATTTCAGGTAATATCTGTCGTTGCACGGGTTATCAAAAGATAATAGATGCTGTTAAAATATCAGCAGAAAAATTAAATAGTAAAAAGGGGGGAGAACATGAGTAAAAAGGTGGTCGGGAAGAATATAAAAAAGGTTGATGCAAAGGATAAAGTAACTGGTCAGGCCCCATACACCCGTGATATAAACTTTGAAGATATGTTATATGTGAAAGTCAAGAGGGCTACACGACCTCATGCTTATTTACGCAAACTTGATGTTAGTCAGGCAGAGCAACTAGCTGGGGTAGTTAAGATAATTACTGCTAAGGATTATCCTGATTTAAATAATTTTGGCTTAATTATAAAAGATCAGCCTGTCCTAATTGATATTGGTGATAAGATGCGATTCATGGGGGATGTTTTGGCTATAGTGATTGCTAAAACTGAAGAAATAGCTACTAAAGCTCTTGAGTTGATAGAAGTTGAAGTTGAAGAATTAGAAATTATAACTGATCCATTAGAAGCTATGGAAGAAGATGTGCCAGCAATTCATGAAGCTGAAAGCGAACTAATTTCTGAATATTTAGATAACAATATTTCTTCTAATAATATATTATGTGATCATTATCTAAAAAAGGGAGATGTAGAAGAAGGATTCTCTCAAGCTGATTTAATAGTAGAAAATGAATATAAGACACAACATATAGATCAGGTTCCCTTACAGGTAGAAGCTGGAGTAGGATTGTATGATGAAGAAACTGGATTAATTAAAATCTGGGCTGCTACCCAGTGGTTACATGATACACAAGCAGATATTGCTCAGTCTATAGGTCTTCCTAAAGAAAAAGTAAGGATCATTCAGCCAACTATAGGTGGTGCCTTTGGAAAAAAAGAAGATATTTCGGTTCATATCCACCTTGCTTTAGCAGCTATGGAAGTAAAACAACCAGTTAAGTTCAGTTATACTAGAGAAGAATCAATGATTTCTCAATCTAAACGACATCCAATGACTATTAGACATAAAACTGGAGTAACTAATGAAGGTTATCTAACAGCTTGGCAGACAGAAGTTATAGGTGATGTAGGTGCATATGCTTCAAGTAGTCCAGCAGTAGTTCATAAAAGTTTATATCATTGTACAGGGCCATATAATGTAGAAAATGTCAAGGGAGTTTCTTATGCTGTTTACACAAATAACACTTATACAGGTGCAATGAGAGGATTTGGTGCTACTCAAATGGGATTTGCTTATGATTCTCAGATAGATATTATAGCAGAAAAACTAGGTATGGATCCCTTTGAATTCCGTCTCCAAAACACTTATCAGCTAGGGTCAACAACCCCTAATGGTCAGGTTCTAACCAAAAGTGTAAATGTAAAAAGAACAATTCAAGAAGTAAAGGATATGTCGAAAAGGGGGGATGATCGGTGAAAAAATACGGTAAAGGAATTTCAACTATAATGTTTGGCTTTGGGTATGGAGAAGGATTTCCCGACCATTCTATTGCTTCAGTTGAAATCGAAGCTGGCGGAACTATTCTTGTTAAAACAGCAGCAGCTGATGTGGGCCAAGGGGTTTTAACGGTAGTTGCGCAGATTACAGCAGAAGTTTTAAAAGTTAGTCCTGATATAATCAAAGTTAGCCAGGGGGATACCCATTTAACAAAGAATGCAGGTTCTACTTCTGCTACTAGACAGACCTTTTTTACCGGTAATGCTGTAAAAGAAGCAGCAGAAGAATTATTAAGTAAGATATATCATCATGCTAGCTTAGAATTTAGGAGTAATCACCCTGAAATGGGGGTAGAAAATGGTTATATCTTTAGACATGATAAGCCTAATAATAAAATTAGTTATTGGGATTTAGCTAATAAAGTAAAAGATAAGGGAGAAGAACTTAAAGCAGAGGCCTCTTACTTTCCTAAAACTTATGAACCAGATCCAGCTACTGGCCAAGCTAAAAAAGTATATGTAGCATATACATTCATGACCCAAGAGATTGAGGTAGAAGTAGATACCACTACAGGAGAAGTTGAAGTTTTAAATGTAAATACAGCTATTGATTTAGGTAAAGCTATTAATCCTAAAGGAGCAGAAGGTCAGATAGAAGGAGGAACTGTTCAGGGTGTAGGGATGGCTCTTATGGAAGAACAAGTAATAAAGGAGGGAATAACTTTTAATCCTGATTTAAGTGGATATGTAATACCTACTGCTATGGATAGTCCTAATTTTAAATCTCGATTGGTTGAAGATGAAGATTCAGATGGGCCGTTTGGTGCTAAGGGTATTGGAGAACCAACTACTATTGGTGCAGCGCCAGCAATTGCTAATGCTATATATGATGCTATAGGAATTAGATTTTATCAACTGCCTATAACCCCTGATAGAGTAAAGAAGGCTTTAAAGAAAAGAGGATAAAATAAATCTTAGGAGGAGATTTATATGACAAACTTAAGTTTAGATCTTTTTGGAATTGACTTTGCAAATCCGGTTATGCCAGCCGCAGGGCCACCTATTAAAGATGGTAAAGCAGCCCATAAAGCTAAAGAAGGAGGCGCTGGTGCCATCGTAACAAAGACTATATCTGTTAAAGCTGCTCAAGTACCAAGACCTAATATGGCAGAGGTTAAGAGCGGATTTATAAATACTGAATTATGGTCGGAATTATCTCCGGAACAATGGTTAGAAGAAGAATATCCTAAGGTAAAAGAAACTGGTTTGCCAGTCATTGTAGGATTGGGCTATTCAGCAGAAGAGATAAAAGAGTTGGCCCAAAAGGTAGAACCTTATGCTGATGCTTTAGAATTATCAACTCATTATCTGGGTGATGATACTTCACCAGTAGTTAATAGTATTAAAGCAGCTAAAGAAGCAACTGACATTCCAGTGATAGTTAAAGTAAGTCCTCAAGTTGATATACCTGTATTTGCTAAAGCTGCAGAAGAGGCTGGTGCAGATGGGATTGTATTAATAAATTCCTTTGGACCTACTCTTGATATTGATCTTAAAACTGGAAAGCCTGTAATGGGTAGTGATAATGGTTATGGTTGGTTATCAGGAGATGCTATCTTTCCTCTAGCGCTAAGATGTGTTTTTGAAGCGGTTGAGGCAGTTGATATTCCAGTTATTGGTGTGGGAGGAGTTTCGACTGGTGCAGATGCACTAAAGATGATTATGGCTGGAGCACAAGCGGTACAAATTTGTACGGCAGCTATTGTTGATGGGCCTAAAGTATATGGTGAAGTTGTAAAAGAAATGGAGGATTTAATGTCTAAGTTAGGATATAGTAGTTTAGATCAGATTAGAGGCTTGGCCCATAAAGAACGATCAGAGACTGCTAATTTTGAGACTATTGCACCAGATGTAAATTACGAGTCTTGTACGGGGTGTGGTTTATGTGTAACTAGTTGTGTTTATAATGCTATTAAGTTAAATGAAGAGAATAAAGCAGTTATTGATGAGAAGAAATGTGAAGGTTGTGGACTTTGTGTAACCAGATGTAATTTTGCGGCTCTTAGTTTATAGAATAATATTAAATCTTAATTTATTCATTAATTTAACAAGGTAGTTGCTAAAAACAGAG contains:
- a CDS encoding FAD binding domain-containing protein, with product MSRYVEKAKSKQKISGEDFKGYFAPEGIEGAINLLEEYGDQVVIVAGGTDLLVDYNERLYDLDGILDLKNIEKLSKINVKEDHIEIGAMVTHTEIEKSASLKEYLPILSQAAADVGSPQIRNRGTIGGNVVTASPAGDLLPALLAYKAEFELVSIKGKERVLAKDFFTGPKKAVITPEQLLTKIIIPKPKETTFSVWKKVGKRKALAISSITLALVIEFNQDNLISDARACMGAVAPTPIEIKEFKSKLQDKSIEQIDYQKLGQIIADNISPIDDIRGTEEYRRDTGRDIMISALKELNSNWR
- a CDS encoding (2Fe-2S)-binding protein, coding for MKITLTVNGDRRKVETTPTTRLLDLLRDDLGLTGAKEGCGKGECGACSVIMNNELVNSCLILAPQADGAEILTIEGLNVEGDLHPIQESYIEAGAIQCGFCIPGMVLASKKLLDKNPHPNEKEIRRGISGNICRCTGYQKIIDAVKISAEKLNSKKGGEHE
- a CDS encoding 4Fe-4S binding protein, which produces MTNLSLDLFGIDFANPVMPAAGPPIKDGKAAHKAKEGGAGAIVTKTISVKAAQVPRPNMAEVKSGFINTELWSELSPEQWLEEEYPKVKETGLPVIVGLGYSAEEIKELAQKVEPYADALELSTHYLGDDTSPVVNSIKAAKEATDIPVIVKVSPQVDIPVFAKAAEEAGADGIVLINSFGPTLDIDLKTGKPVMGSDNGYGWLSGDAIFPLALRCVFEAVEAVDIPVIGVGGVSTGADALKMIMAGAQAVQICTAAIVDGPKVYGEVVKEMEDLMSKLGYSSLDQIRGLAHKERSETANFETIAPDVNYESCTGCGLCVTSCVYNAIKLNEENKAVIDEKKCEGCGLCVTRCNFAALSL
- a CDS encoding xanthine dehydrogenase family protein molybdopterin-binding subunit yields the protein MKKYGKGISTIMFGFGYGEGFPDHSIASVEIEAGGTILVKTAAADVGQGVLTVVAQITAEVLKVSPDIIKVSQGDTHLTKNAGSTSATRQTFFTGNAVKEAAEELLSKIYHHASLEFRSNHPEMGVENGYIFRHDKPNNKISYWDLANKVKDKGEELKAEASYFPKTYEPDPATGQAKKVYVAYTFMTQEIEVEVDTTTGEVEVLNVNTAIDLGKAINPKGAEGQIEGGTVQGVGMALMEEQVIKEGITFNPDLSGYVIPTAMDSPNFKSRLVEDEDSDGPFGAKGIGEPTTIGAAPAIANAIYDAIGIRFYQLPITPDRVKKALKKRG
- a CDS encoding xanthine dehydrogenase family protein molybdopterin-binding subunit, giving the protein MSKKVVGKNIKKVDAKDKVTGQAPYTRDINFEDMLYVKVKRATRPHAYLRKLDVSQAEQLAGVVKIITAKDYPDLNNFGLIIKDQPVLIDIGDKMRFMGDVLAIVIAKTEEIATKALELIEVEVEELEIITDPLEAMEEDVPAIHEAESELISEYLDNNISSNNILCDHYLKKGDVEEGFSQADLIVENEYKTQHIDQVPLQVEAGVGLYDEETGLIKIWAATQWLHDTQADIAQSIGLPKEKVRIIQPTIGGAFGKKEDISVHIHLALAAMEVKQPVKFSYTREESMISQSKRHPMTIRHKTGVTNEGYLTAWQTEVIGDVGAYASSSPAVVHKSLYHCTGPYNVENVKGVSYAVYTNNTYTGAMRGFGATQMGFAYDSQIDIIAEKLGMDPFEFRLQNTYQLGSTTPNGQVLTKSVNVKRTIQEVKDMSKRGDDR